Proteins co-encoded in one Nonlabens agnitus genomic window:
- a CDS encoding nucleoside deaminase, with protein MLEPFDDAYFMKKALQEAEAALDRGEIPVGAVIVSDNRIIAKGHNLTETLTDVTAHAEMQAITAGSSFLGGKYLKDCTLYVTLEPCQMCAGALYWSQISRIVFGASDDHRGYRKMGTQLHPKTQVSHGILASECSKILDDFFKARRRLN; from the coding sequence ATGTTAGAACCTTTTGACGATGCCTATTTCATGAAGAAAGCCCTGCAAGAGGCAGAAGCTGCACTGGATCGCGGAGAAATTCCTGTGGGTGCCGTAATCGTCAGCGATAACCGCATCATCGCCAAAGGTCACAACCTCACAGAAACCCTAACAGACGTCACGGCTCATGCCGAGATGCAAGCCATCACCGCTGGTTCAAGCTTTCTAGGCGGAAAATATCTAAAAGATTGCACGCTCTACGTGACGCTGGAGCCTTGCCAGATGTGTGCTGGTGCACTTTACTGGTCACAGATTTCACGAATCGTCTTTGGTGCCAGTGATGACCATCGCGGGTATCGTAAAATGGGAACGCAACTACACCCTAAAACACAAGTTAGCCATGGGATTCTAGCCAGTGAATGTTCTAAAATTTTAGATGATTTTTTTAAGGCTAGAAGACGGTTGAACTAA
- a CDS encoding 1-deoxy-D-xylulose-5-phosphate synthase → MAQDLLSQIDSPVDLRRFRESELLILAQELRAFIIAAVAAKEGHLGASLGVVELTIALHYVFDTPQDLLVWDVGHQAYGHKILTGRRDVFHTNRELGGISGFPKRSESEYDTFGVGHSSTAISAALGMAMASQLKAESRKHIAVVGDASIASGMAFEALNHAGVSSADLLVILNDNAIGIDPAVGALKDYLTKTKSGKETGRDNIFESLNFDYSGPIDGHDLPALIKELERQKTLDGPRLLHVRTTKGKGLKQAELDQVRYHAPGKFDKITGDIPAKDDSKLPPKFQDVFGHTLVELAQQNERIVGITPAMPTGSSMKIMMDAYPDRAFDVGIAEQHAVTLAAGMATQGLIPFCNIYSTFLQRAYDQVIHDVALQKLPVVFCLDRAGLVGQDGATHHGAFDLAFLNCIPDLTIAAPMDAIELRDMMYTAQLGLGFPIAIRYPRGRGHLMDWQRPFSKLEIGQSRLLTTGNRIVVISIGTIGVMVQELIETEKLEVTHVDLRFLKPLDKSQLDEVFENHDHVITIEDGTMVGGMGSAVGDYAFAKAYKGSIHKLGLPDSFIEQGPTSDLQQIAEIDRGTLLSLIKSL, encoded by the coding sequence ATGGCACAAGACCTACTTTCCCAGATTGATTCACCGGTTGATTTAAGACGCTTTCGCGAAAGCGAACTCCTCATTCTAGCTCAAGAATTGAGAGCGTTTATCATCGCCGCTGTGGCTGCAAAGGAAGGTCATCTGGGCGCTAGTTTAGGCGTTGTCGAGCTTACCATTGCGTTACATTATGTGTTTGATACACCGCAAGATCTGCTGGTTTGGGATGTAGGTCATCAGGCTTATGGGCATAAAATATTGACGGGTCGGCGCGATGTGTTTCACACTAATCGTGAACTAGGTGGTATTTCTGGTTTCCCAAAACGATCTGAAAGTGAGTACGATACCTTTGGTGTAGGCCACAGTTCTACAGCCATTAGCGCTGCGCTAGGAATGGCGATGGCGAGCCAATTAAAAGCCGAATCCCGTAAACACATTGCCGTGGTGGGCGATGCGAGTATTGCCAGCGGTATGGCCTTTGAGGCGCTCAACCATGCCGGTGTGAGCAGTGCCGATTTGCTCGTGATTCTTAATGACAATGCGATAGGGATTGATCCAGCGGTTGGTGCGCTCAAAGATTATTTGACTAAAACCAAAAGCGGTAAAGAAACAGGTCGCGATAACATTTTTGAATCGCTCAATTTTGATTATTCAGGACCCATCGATGGGCACGATCTACCAGCCTTGATCAAGGAATTAGAAAGGCAAAAAACTCTTGATGGGCCGCGACTGTTGCATGTGCGAACCACAAAAGGCAAAGGCCTCAAACAAGCTGAACTCGATCAAGTGCGGTACCACGCTCCTGGAAAGTTTGATAAAATTACCGGCGACATTCCTGCCAAAGATGACAGTAAGTTACCGCCTAAATTTCAAGATGTATTTGGGCATACGCTAGTAGAACTTGCCCAGCAAAATGAAAGGATCGTTGGTATCACTCCTGCCATGCCTACGGGTAGCTCCATGAAAATAATGATGGATGCCTATCCAGATCGTGCTTTTGATGTAGGCATTGCAGAGCAACATGCGGTCACGCTCGCAGCTGGAATGGCAACCCAAGGACTGATTCCTTTTTGTAATATTTATTCCACCTTTTTACAGCGCGCCTACGATCAGGTGATACACGATGTGGCACTGCAAAAGTTGCCGGTCGTTTTCTGTCTGGATCGTGCTGGTCTGGTAGGCCAAGACGGAGCGACGCATCACGGTGCCTTTGATCTTGCCTTTCTTAATTGTATTCCAGATTTGACCATCGCTGCACCTATGGACGCCATTGAGCTGCGCGATATGATGTACACTGCACAATTGGGCTTGGGCTTTCCTATTGCTATACGTTATCCGCGAGGTCGCGGTCATCTTATGGACTGGCAACGACCCTTTTCAAAACTGGAAATAGGCCAGTCTAGATTATTAACTACTGGCAATCGCATTGTGGTTATTAGTATAGGCACGATAGGAGTAATGGTACAGGAGCTGATAGAAACAGAAAAGCTCGAAGTCACGCACGTAGACTTAAGGTTTTTAAAGCCGTTGGATAAGAGTCAGCTGGATGAAGTTTTTGAAAATCATGATCATGTTATCACGATTGAGGATGGCACCATGGTAGGTGGAATGGGTAGTGCTGTTGGAGATTACGCTTTCGCGAAAGCGTACAAAGGATCCATCCATAAACTAGGTTTACCAGATTCTTTTATAGAACAAGGTCCCACAAGCGACCTGCAACAAATAGCAGAAATCGATCGTGGGACCTTGTTGAGCCTTATCAAAAGCCTATAA
- a CDS encoding T9SS type A sorting domain-containing protein — translation MTNVPVYDLDLRTADNTVLATTHGRGLFTGKFTADTASITAPLDENQLKVFPTQATSEIFISTKLNYNNADVTIFNLNGQQVYQQKKSLSSSRQRIDVSGLSTGLYLLKVHGNGIDQTVKFVKE, via the coding sequence ATGACTAATGTTCCTGTTTACGACTTAGACTTAAGAACTGCAGACAATACCGTTCTAGCGACCACACATGGAAGAGGCTTATTTACCGGTAAGTTCACTGCAGATACTGCCAGCATCACGGCGCCTTTGGATGAAAATCAGTTAAAGGTGTTTCCAACTCAAGCCACCTCAGAGATATTTATTTCTACTAAACTGAACTACAACAACGCAGATGTTACCATTTTCAATCTTAATGGCCAGCAAGTGTATCAGCAAAAGAAATCCTTGTCTTCCAGCCGTCAACGCATTGACGTTTCTGGATTAAGCACTGGATTGTATCTATTGAAGGTGCACGGCAACGGCATCGACCAGACCGTCAAATTCGTTAAGGAGTAA
- the dgt gene encoding dGTP triphosphohydrolase: MNWLQLLSLKKHGDTMPRHRKDQDDLRLGFEVDYDRIIFSSQFRSLQDKTQVIPLSQTGFVHTRLTHSLEVSVVGRSLGRMAGKHLLEKHPELQENGYQHQDFGAIVAAAALAHDIGNPPFGHSGEKAIGSYFANEKGNALMSSLSRKQQQDLLDFEGNANGYHLLNKTVAGSPGGLRLSYATLGAFVKYPKESLPKKPTTHISQKKYGIFQADVEHFNDVALELGLNSTDENQPFHRHPLTYLVEAADDICYTIIDFEDAINLGHIAEDHALELLINLVRDNIKTETYTALTTTADRIAYLRSLAIGSLITDCVNVFMERQDALLTGSLTTSLTDLSRFKPQIEDILSITREQLYRHPDVVEKEIAGYKILTSILDAVITASVNHLNSQVSSYDRLILEILPASALVSEDLYDRLLAACCYVASLTDTKSSRLFHIINGKI; encoded by the coding sequence ATGAACTGGCTACAGCTCCTTTCCCTTAAAAAACATGGCGATACCATGCCCAGGCACAGAAAGGATCAGGACGATTTGCGACTGGGATTTGAGGTGGATTATGACCGTATTATTTTTTCCTCACAGTTCCGCAGCCTGCAGGATAAAACGCAGGTAATTCCTTTAAGCCAGACGGGTTTTGTGCATACGAGGTTGACGCATAGCTTAGAGGTTTCGGTAGTAGGGCGATCCTTGGGTCGTATGGCTGGAAAGCACCTGCTGGAAAAGCATCCAGAATTACAGGAAAACGGGTATCAGCATCAAGATTTTGGCGCCATTGTGGCAGCAGCAGCGCTAGCTCACGATATAGGAAATCCACCCTTTGGTCACAGTGGTGAAAAGGCTATAGGCAGTTATTTTGCCAATGAAAAGGGAAATGCTTTAATGAGTTCGCTTTCGCGAAAGCAACAACAAGACCTGCTTGATTTTGAAGGAAATGCCAATGGATATCACCTACTTAACAAAACGGTAGCTGGATCTCCAGGTGGTCTTAGACTTTCATATGCGACCTTAGGAGCTTTTGTGAAATACCCGAAAGAGTCTTTGCCAAAGAAGCCCACCACACACATATCTCAAAAGAAATATGGGATTTTCCAGGCAGATGTGGAACATTTTAACGATGTCGCTCTAGAACTAGGACTTAATTCCACAGATGAAAATCAGCCATTTCATCGCCATCCATTGACCTATCTGGTTGAGGCTGCAGATGATATTTGTTACACCATTATTGATTTTGAGGATGCCATCAACTTAGGCCACATTGCCGAAGATCATGCACTGGAACTGCTCATCAATCTGGTACGTGACAACATAAAAACGGAAACCTACACGGCCCTGACCACCACGGCTGATCGCATCGCATATTTAAGATCTCTCGCCATCGGTAGCTTAATAACGGATTGCGTAAATGTGTTTATGGAGAGGCAAGATGCTTTATTGACTGGCAGTCTCACTACATCTCTTACAGATTTGTCCAGGTTCAAGCCACAAATTGAGGACATACTTTCCATTACCAGAGAGCAACTGTACCGCCATCCAGATGTGGTGGAAAAGGAAATTGCGGGATACAAGATATTGACATCTATCCTTGACGCCGTGATCACAGCAAGTGTCAATCATTTGAATAGTCAAGTCTCCAGTTATGATCGATTGATTTTGGAAATTTTGCCCGCATCGGCATTAGTTTCAGAAGATCTATACGACAGATTACTAGCGGCTTGCTGTTATGTAGCATCACTCACTGATACCAAATCTTCCCGATTATTTCACATCATCAACGGGAAAATTTAA
- a CDS encoding TonB-dependent receptor has translation MNRLIFILSFFITVVASAQTGKVNGLLTDKDSQTADEPVSFASVVLKGTNYGAQSDIDGKYTITAPAGTYTLVVSFVGMKTVEIPDVVVRNGFTTTVDVAMSAEAASLDAVSITVTKSRESAEALLQEQKKSVTIVQSIGAEELSQKGVSDASGAVAKISGVSKQESSSNVYVRGLGDRYQNSSLNGLSLPSTDVNKKNIDLDIFSSDVIESIDVSKAYDVRFFGDFSAGNVNVRSKKHTGNSFINISLGSGANTNAIGEDFLRMDGASFFGYYNKYDNDPFAVLLSHGLDPVDGYAPVNIDASIDGGHTIKFNNDMRLSIYGSASFSNGSYFQTGVARDYTNVLKVDFPAVEEFSYTARTTAQANIDFSIDSYNRFKLVNLFVNKSANEVSNYGINGLGFNRDANDSEDGYFVRNTQFNQDRVHVTQLLGEHEVTDSWTINWGAAYNKVFSDEPDRRRNTLEDYQFALDNDPTTNPNLFSNIAFDNQRFTQAVQDDEWTGFLNVEKKLNDKVKLNLRYSGKVKERDFTSYRYGYEVELNGSDVPVLDVNNLDAIFNLNNLNTDGNGVYNTVVLNPISNEIGNTNVPGLPENIYNGEMSYQGVSANAEINIGKLLVIPGLRFETWDQSITYDVVNLPPNDPGLRSVYENILLPSLNLKYALTDDINLRGSYSQTASLPEFKEVAPFVYEDVTVRYGGNPDLLGGRDGSGPTYSTINNVDLKFEWFFNKSEVLSVGGFYKQINDPVNRVVAADATGTQRYFRTGDSADVVGVELETRIGVIKDQEDDNVLVAGLNMAYTHTTQDLKNISGDNVTYTTSFDRDEIELQGASPFIFNADLTYTPTFNTYKPTASLVASYFSDRISAIGAGSLGDIVEKSVTTLDFVWSSPLSENLSLKFSAKNLLNPDIEYVREETSSGDITISSFKVGVNLGMSLKYKF, from the coding sequence ATGAACAGATTGATTTTCATTTTATCTTTTTTTATAACTGTGGTGGCTTCTGCCCAAACAGGTAAGGTAAATGGGTTGCTTACAGACAAAGATTCTCAAACTGCAGATGAACCAGTGTCGTTTGCGTCTGTGGTATTAAAGGGCACTAACTATGGCGCTCAATCAGATATTGATGGTAAGTATACCATCACAGCTCCTGCAGGAACTTACACTCTTGTAGTTTCCTTTGTAGGTATGAAGACAGTGGAGATCCCAGATGTGGTCGTGAGAAACGGATTTACCACAACCGTTGATGTAGCGATGAGTGCAGAGGCTGCATCTCTAGATGCGGTATCCATAACAGTGACGAAATCCCGCGAGAGCGCAGAGGCTTTGCTACAAGAGCAAAAGAAATCAGTAACGATCGTACAGTCTATTGGTGCAGAAGAGCTTTCTCAAAAAGGGGTAAGTGATGCCTCTGGAGCAGTTGCAAAAATATCTGGAGTATCAAAACAGGAAAGCAGCAGCAATGTTTATGTTCGAGGCTTAGGTGACCGCTACCAAAACTCCTCCTTAAATGGTTTATCACTTCCATCAACTGATGTGAATAAAAAAAACATTGATCTTGATATTTTCTCTTCTGATGTTATTGAGAGTATTGATGTGAGTAAGGCATATGACGTCCGTTTCTTTGGAGATTTTTCTGCAGGAAATGTGAATGTAAGATCTAAAAAACATACGGGTAATAGTTTCATCAACATTTCACTGGGAAGTGGTGCAAATACTAATGCCATAGGAGAGGATTTTCTAAGAATGGATGGCGCGAGTTTCTTTGGTTACTACAATAAATATGACAATGATCCATTTGCTGTTTTATTATCCCATGGTCTTGATCCAGTAGATGGATATGCTCCAGTGAACATTGACGCGAGTATTGATGGTGGTCATACCATTAAGTTTAATAACGATATGAGATTGAGTATTTATGGATCTGCAAGTTTTTCTAATGGTTCTTATTTCCAGACTGGTGTAGCGCGCGATTATACAAACGTTCTAAAGGTGGACTTTCCTGCAGTCGAAGAATTTAGTTATACGGCAAGAACTACCGCACAGGCTAACATTGATTTTAGTATTGATAGCTATAATCGATTTAAGTTGGTGAATTTGTTTGTAAACAAATCAGCAAATGAGGTTTCTAATTATGGTATCAATGGTTTAGGTTTTAATCGTGATGCTAACGATAGTGAAGATGGATATTTTGTAAGAAACACACAGTTCAACCAAGACAGAGTTCACGTAACCCAATTATTAGGTGAGCATGAAGTGACAGATAGTTGGACAATCAATTGGGGAGCTGCGTACAACAAAGTTTTTTCTGACGAACCAGACAGACGTAGAAATACGCTTGAGGATTATCAGTTTGCCCTTGATAATGACCCTACAACAAATCCAAATTTATTCTCAAACATTGCCTTTGATAACCAGAGATTTACTCAGGCAGTTCAGGATGACGAATGGACTGGTTTCCTTAACGTAGAGAAAAAATTAAATGATAAAGTCAAGCTTAATCTGCGCTATAGCGGTAAGGTAAAGGAGAGAGATTTTACGTCTTATAGATATGGGTATGAGGTAGAACTTAATGGAAGCGACGTTCCAGTTCTTGACGTCAATAATCTTGATGCGATCTTCAACTTGAATAACCTAAATACAGATGGGAATGGTGTTTATAATACTGTAGTACTCAATCCTATTTCTAATGAAATTGGAAACACGAATGTTCCAGGACTGCCAGAAAATATCTATAACGGTGAGATGAGCTACCAAGGTGTTAGCGCAAATGCAGAAATCAACATAGGTAAATTATTAGTAATCCCAGGATTACGCTTTGAAACGTGGGATCAAAGTATTACTTACGACGTAGTGAATTTACCACCTAATGATCCAGGCTTGAGAAGTGTTTATGAAAACATCTTGTTACCTAGCTTGAACTTGAAATATGCCTTAACTGATGATATCAACTTGAGAGGATCATACAGTCAGACAGCCTCATTACCAGAGTTTAAAGAAGTGGCACCTTTTGTCTATGAAGATGTAACCGTTAGATATGGTGGTAACCCAGACTTACTTGGTGGTAGAGATGGCAGCGGCCCAACTTACTCAACCATTAACAATGTTGACTTAAAGTTTGAATGGTTTTTCAATAAGTCAGAAGTGCTGTCTGTTGGAGGTTTTTACAAACAAATTAACGATCCTGTCAACAGAGTTGTTGCAGCAGATGCTACTGGGACACAGCGTTATTTCAGGACTGGTGATAGTGCAGATGTTGTAGGTGTTGAATTGGAAACTAGAATTGGAGTCATCAAAGATCAAGAGGATGACAATGTATTAGTTGCTGGCCTTAACATGGCTTATACGCATACCACTCAGGATCTTAAAAATATATCAGGAGATAACGTGACTTATACCACGTCCTTTGACCGTGATGAGATTGAACTGCAAGGCGCGTCTCCATTTATATTCAATGCAGACTTGACCTATACTCCAACTTTCAATACCTACAAGCCTACAGCATCACTAGTGGCATCCTATTTTAGTGATCGTATTTCTGCGATTGGTGCTGGTTCATTGGGAGATATAGTAGAAAAATCAGTGACAACTCTTGATTTTGTATGGAGCAGTCCTTTATCTGAAAACTTAAGTCTGAAATTTAGCGCTAAAAACCTACTTAATCCTGACATCGAGTATGTTAGAGAAGAAACCAGTAGTGGTGATATTACCATAAGTAGCTTTAAAGTTGGTGTGAACTTAGGCATGAGTCTTAAATATAAATTCTAA
- a CDS encoding multidrug transporter, which yields MKLNKLLILFLSAIALTNCTSDDTADIVININNGGTGTSGAVNISGVYTENLTLDANTEYLINGPLLMSRGTTLTIPAGTTLKAQPVGVNAYIAIQQGARIDARGTQSNPIVLTSAAADPQSGDWGGLIILGNAPINSTAAGSTDTATSEVGQLSYGGNEVADNSGTISYLRIEYAGGAIDGNAELNGLSLYAVGNGTSIDHVQVYLGSDDGVEFFGGTVNLDFVSVVGAEDDSIDWTEGYRGNLSNVYVEQLASADGDSGFEMDGFNTDFSLEDTSLLSRPTVSNVSIVGNNDNSRAFRVRAGSGGIFTNVLISNTGRGVVVEDDESAFRTSDNIPDDLLFTDVAFTNVTTEYSYGFEAGVGTANPAPTQADVIKGTSANATGTDYATWGAGWTRN from the coding sequence ATGAAACTGAATAAACTTTTAATACTGTTTTTATCTGCTATTGCACTTACTAATTGTACGAGCGATGATACTGCAGATATCGTAATCAACATAAATAATGGCGGTACAGGTACGAGTGGTGCTGTGAATATTAGCGGTGTCTATACCGAGAACTTAACACTTGATGCAAACACAGAATATCTTATCAATGGTCCATTGTTGATGAGTAGAGGTACTACGCTTACAATTCCTGCAGGTACTACACTTAAAGCACAGCCAGTAGGTGTTAATGCGTATATCGCAATACAGCAAGGAGCAAGAATTGATGCTCGCGGTACTCAAAGCAATCCTATCGTATTGACTTCTGCAGCAGCAGATCCTCAATCTGGAGATTGGGGTGGCTTGATCATATTAGGAAATGCACCTATCAATTCGACTGCTGCTGGTTCTACAGACACTGCAACTTCTGAAGTTGGACAACTTTCTTATGGTGGTAATGAAGTAGCAGATAATTCTGGAACTATTTCTTACCTACGTATTGAATATGCGGGTGGAGCAATCGATGGAAATGCAGAATTGAACGGTCTTTCTTTATATGCAGTTGGAAATGGAACAAGTATCGATCACGTCCAGGTTTACTTAGGGTCTGATGATGGTGTCGAATTCTTTGGTGGTACTGTAAATCTTGATTTTGTTTCAGTAGTTGGAGCAGAGGACGATTCTATTGACTGGACAGAAGGTTATAGAGGTAACTTGTCTAACGTTTATGTAGAGCAGCTAGCTAGTGCAGATGGAGACAGTGGATTTGAAATGGATGGATTCAATACAGATTTCTCTCTAGAAGACACTTCTTTACTATCAAGACCAACCGTGAGTAACGTAAGTATTGTTGGTAACAATGACAACAGTAGAGCATTTAGAGTTCGTGCAGGATCTGGCGGGATCTTCACAAATGTCTTAATATCAAACACAGGTAGAGGTGTTGTAGTAGAAGATGACGAGTCTGCCTTTAGAACAAGCGATAACATACCAGACGACTTATTGTTTACTGATGTAGCCTTTACAAACGTGACTACAGAGTATTCTTATGGATTTGAAGCTGGAGTAGGAACCGCAAACCCAGCACCAACTCAAGCTGATGTTATAAAAGGTACCTCTGCAAATGCAACAGGTACAGATTATGCTACTTGGGGTGCAGGTTGGACTAGAAACTAA
- a CDS encoding inorganic phosphate transporter, with protein sequence MGDIYIYMLIILAGLAITDLVVGVSNDAVNFLNSAIGSKAISFKTIMIIASLGIALGALSSSGMMEVARKGIFNPGEFYFDEIMIVFMAVMITDVLLLDFFNSMGLPTSTTVSIVFELLGAAVCMSLLKIGESETETFLDLGKYIASDTAIEIVSGILLSVVIAFTIGALVQFLSRLMLTFNYSKRPAFLAGIFGGLSLTSLYYFILVKGLKGADLGALNFIFDYTTEVYTTLGYGFIFWLVFSLIYVYVLKWDIYKLIIILGTFGLAMAFAGNDLVNFIGVPIGAYDAYNVWSAAGSPADFAMDALAGQLPSQRWLLLLAGVVMVLTLWFSSKAQAVVKTSVDLARQDSGTERFKSNALSRYLVRYSILAAEGVQRIMPAKASAYISKRFEKAPSLGIVSKNADKPAFDYVRASVNLMVASILISLATSYKLPLSTTYVTFMVAMGTSLADKAWGTESAVYRIAGVLNVIGGWFFTAFSAFTAAAIFAYIIYWGGFYAIIGLVVLAVVLITRSFIMHKRSQTQQKVTDELQKAESNTIQGIIEESSETVATVFKRARDMYSNTLEGLITQDLGSLKSGRKATKKLAVEIDGLRNNIYFFIKNLDEKSIGASKFYIDVLGHLQDISQSLEYISRSSTDHINNNHKSLKFTQIKDLKEIIERIQKIFDDSKKIFKSKEFSGLEKIIYEKRELLQLVDSKIEKQVKRTKNTDESPKNTTLYFGLLLETRDLMNVTIQVAEQYYSEYDASRFDNEESE encoded by the coding sequence ATGGGAGACATTTATATCTACATGCTCATTATTCTTGCCGGTCTGGCGATCACTGACCTTGTCGTTGGTGTTAGTAATGATGCGGTAAACTTCTTGAACAGTGCCATAGGTTCCAAGGCCATAAGCTTCAAGACCATCATGATCATTGCCAGTCTGGGAATCGCGCTGGGCGCGCTATCCAGCAGCGGTATGATGGAAGTGGCACGTAAGGGAATCTTTAATCCAGGTGAGTTCTATTTTGACGAGATCATGATCGTTTTCATGGCTGTGATGATTACAGACGTCCTCTTGTTGGACTTTTTCAATAGTATGGGATTGCCTACATCCACTACGGTTTCTATTGTTTTTGAATTGCTGGGTGCCGCGGTTTGTATGTCGTTACTCAAGATAGGCGAGAGCGAGACAGAGACTTTTCTGGATCTGGGCAAGTATATCGCTAGTGATACGGCCATAGAGATTGTGAGCGGTATACTACTATCGGTGGTTATCGCCTTTACCATAGGTGCGCTGGTGCAGTTTTTATCGCGATTGATGTTGACCTTTAATTATAGCAAAAGACCCGCTTTTCTGGCCGGTATTTTTGGTGGTCTTTCCCTAACCAGCTTGTATTACTTCATCCTTGTCAAAGGACTTAAAGGTGCAGACCTGGGCGCGCTTAATTTTATATTTGATTACACGACAGAGGTTTATACCACTTTAGGTTATGGATTCATATTCTGGTTGGTGTTCAGTTTGATCTATGTGTACGTCTTGAAATGGGATATCTATAAATTGATTATCATTTTGGGAACCTTTGGTCTTGCGATGGCTTTTGCCGGTAATGACCTTGTGAATTTCATTGGTGTGCCTATAGGTGCTTATGATGCTTACAACGTATGGTCTGCAGCAGGTTCACCAGCAGACTTTGCCATGGATGCACTTGCAGGTCAACTGCCTAGCCAGAGATGGTTATTACTACTCGCGGGTGTTGTAATGGTATTGACCTTATGGTTTTCATCCAAAGCTCAAGCGGTAGTGAAAACCTCTGTAGACCTCGCGAGACAAGACAGCGGTACAGAGCGTTTCAAATCTAACGCCTTGTCTAGATACCTTGTACGTTACTCCATTTTAGCGGCCGAAGGCGTTCAACGCATCATGCCTGCAAAAGCAAGTGCCTACATCTCAAAAAGATTTGAGAAGGCACCATCGCTGGGAATTGTTTCAAAAAATGCAGACAAACCGGCCTTTGACTACGTTAGAGCATCCGTGAATCTTATGGTGGCGAGTATACTTATCTCTTTGGCAACATCCTATAAGTTACCATTATCCACGACTTATGTGACCTTTATGGTGGCTATGGGAACCTCGCTGGCAGATAAAGCTTGGGGAACAGAAAGCGCGGTGTACCGTATTGCTGGAGTCCTTAACGTTATAGGTGGTTGGTTCTTTACTGCCTTTAGCGCGTTTACCGCAGCTGCGATATTTGCTTATATCATTTATTGGGGTGGCTTTTATGCTATTATAGGATTGGTCGTTCTTGCCGTGGTCTTGATCACACGCAGTTTTATCATGCACAAGAGATCACAGACACAACAAAAGGTGACTGACGAGCTTCAAAAGGCCGAAAGCAACACCATTCAAGGAATCATTGAGGAAAGCTCTGAAACGGTCGCTACCGTCTTCAAACGCGCCAGAGACATGTATAGCAACACGCTGGAAGGATTGATTACCCAAGATCTGGGTAGTCTTAAATCGGGTCGCAAGGCCACCAAAAAGCTGGCGGTAGAAATTGATGGTTTGCGCAACAATATCTACTTTTTTATCAAAAACCTTGATGAAAAAAGTATAGGTGCAAGTAAATTCTACATCGACGTATTGGGACATTTACAAGACATTTCCCAGTCATTAGAATACATCTCGCGTTCCAGTACAGACCACATCAACAACAATCACAAGAGCCTTAAGTTTACGCAGATCAAGGACTTAAAAGAGATCATTGAGCGCATCCAGAAGATTTTTGACGACTCTAAAAAGATCTTTAAGTCTAAAGAATTTAGCGGTCTTGAGAAGATCATATATGAGAAGCGCGAGTTGCTACAACTGGTCGACAGCAAGATTGAAAAACAGGTCAAGCGCACAAAGAATACTGACGAGTCTCCTAAAAACACCACGTTATACTTCGGTTTGTTGCTCGAGACCAGAGACCTTATGAATGTAACCATTCAGGTGGCAGAGCAGTACTATTCAGAGTACGACGCCAGTAGGTTCGATAACGAGGAAAGCGAGTAA